From the Methylocystis sp. IM3 genome, one window contains:
- a CDS encoding discoidin domain-containing protein — protein sequence MDVPSKLRWKITASSGDPRLAIDGNYTTSWHAEPCKTPWLEIDLGEIAMVGGLEVYWGKQAPIIYGFESSLDGKIWAHLCRTRYGEGGQEIFAFPPIAARFLRWAGDDAGPARSVQIVEINLYGPSKAPSVTEEGRVAALGHSPVTLRAGESITVDFGYPRFPLGALIAWGKTYGTDFSVYLSDDGVNFRTVGRITVGSGESDSFWWRSTTARYFRLIVHETSSPDGAVVNELKLRVLNKDRMPIGQLERGARAGRSDLYPQALLGRQVYWTVVGEPSHTEEALFDEYGDLEPKAQSPQITPLLRLSGVLRGAPASDAVSQSLAEGSLPIPRVVWSLCGVELAATALAHAGEALVEYRVTNRSGFLQEGALVLALRPVQINPYWQHGGHAAIDAIAVDGRQVWVDDRPYLAVSRAPDIVSIADFDNGDIVRLIGDAPRETARSLRSDSSLLSAACEFSFRLAQGESVAVVVSSPMRDGVTPRADADFNALRAEVLRFWREKIGPRKITVGDREVSDTVEAQSSYILVNSTGYAFKPGPRNYDRTWIRDGSSQALALLWAGLAEEAKAYVIWYAKRIYENGMVPPILDLDGGVYRGYGSDIEFDSQGEFVGIAADVYRNTRDRAFLDAIFEPVVRATTFIEALCARTNALYGPASCFHGLLAPSISHEGYSKPCYSYWDNYFALSAWRNCEYLAGEIGDTAVAAHAQAKGAEFAANLARSIRMTTEQLGTGVIHGSADREDVDPTSTSIAFEPCRVQDVLPAEFLQATYDISAARIKLFGKPDFEGSYPPYAIRSLNAFVSLGRFEDAFELLSAALACRRPSGWRESAEVAWAAPRAPEYIGDMPHTWIGAEFATAIRRMLLREDGTTLELFRAVPDAWWEGEGITLRELPTNFGVVNLRAQRGPSCATVEMTLTGPAPERITFRYPGAKRVEVDGRPCAIENDVISASSLDRLLINF from the coding sequence CCGATAATATATGGATTCGAGTCGTCGCTCGACGGCAAAATCTGGGCGCATCTTTGTCGCACGCGCTATGGCGAAGGCGGGCAGGAAATCTTCGCCTTTCCACCAATTGCGGCCCGCTTCCTGCGCTGGGCAGGCGACGATGCGGGACCGGCGCGATCGGTCCAAATTGTCGAGATCAATCTTTACGGCCCCTCCAAGGCTCCCTCGGTTACGGAGGAAGGACGCGTCGCAGCGCTCGGGCATTCGCCCGTCACGCTCCGCGCCGGGGAGAGCATTACGGTTGATTTCGGTTATCCCCGCTTCCCTCTGGGCGCGCTGATTGCATGGGGAAAGACATACGGAACGGATTTTTCGGTCTATCTCTCCGACGACGGCGTAAACTTTCGCACAGTGGGCCGCATCACGGTCGGCAGCGGCGAGAGTGATAGCTTCTGGTGGCGCTCCACGACCGCCCGCTACTTCCGCCTGATCGTTCACGAGACCAGCTCGCCCGATGGCGCCGTCGTCAACGAACTCAAGCTCCGCGTCCTGAACAAGGACCGCATGCCCATCGGTCAATTGGAACGCGGCGCTCGGGCGGGGCGCAGCGATCTTTACCCGCAGGCGCTTCTGGGCCGCCAAGTATATTGGACCGTGGTGGGGGAACCGAGCCACACCGAGGAAGCGCTTTTCGACGAATATGGAGACCTCGAACCGAAAGCCCAATCGCCCCAGATCACGCCCTTGCTCCGGCTAAGCGGGGTCCTGCGCGGTGCGCCCGCGAGCGACGCCGTCAGCCAATCCCTTGCCGAAGGGTCGCTGCCGATCCCGCGCGTGGTCTGGTCTCTCTGTGGCGTCGAACTCGCCGCGACAGCCCTCGCGCATGCGGGGGAAGCGCTGGTCGAATACCGCGTCACAAATCGAAGCGGCTTTTTGCAGGAGGGCGCGCTCGTCCTTGCCCTGCGCCCTGTCCAGATCAATCCTTACTGGCAACATGGCGGCCACGCGGCCATCGACGCCATCGCCGTCGATGGCCGGCAGGTTTGGGTCGACGACAGGCCATATCTCGCCGTCTCGCGCGCGCCCGACATCGTCTCGATCGCCGACTTCGACAATGGAGACATTGTGCGACTGATCGGCGACGCGCCAAGAGAGACGGCGCGGAGCCTTCGTTCGGACTCGAGCCTCCTCAGCGCCGCCTGCGAGTTCAGCTTTCGTCTCGCTCAGGGAGAGAGCGTCGCCGTCGTCGTGTCGTCGCCGATGCGGGATGGCGTCACGCCCCGCGCCGACGCCGATTTCAACGCCCTTCGCGCGGAGGTCCTCCGCTTCTGGCGGGAGAAGATCGGGCCGCGAAAGATCACGGTAGGAGACCGCGAAGTCAGCGACACGGTCGAGGCGCAAAGCTCATATATCCTCGTCAACTCAACGGGCTACGCCTTCAAGCCCGGCCCGCGCAATTACGACCGCACCTGGATTCGCGACGGCTCCTCGCAAGCGCTTGCCCTGCTCTGGGCTGGCTTGGCCGAAGAGGCCAAAGCCTATGTGATCTGGTATGCCAAACGGATCTACGAAAACGGCATGGTTCCGCCGATTCTCGACCTGGATGGCGGCGTTTATCGCGGCTATGGAAGCGACATCGAGTTTGATTCACAGGGCGAGTTTGTCGGCATTGCCGCCGACGTTTATCGCAACACTCGTGACCGGGCCTTCCTCGACGCGATTTTCGAACCCGTTGTTCGGGCGACAACATTCATCGAGGCGCTTTGCGCAAGGACGAACGCGCTGTATGGGCCGGCGTCCTGTTTCCATGGCCTCTTGGCTCCCTCCATCAGTCACGAGGGCTACAGCAAGCCATGCTACAGCTACTGGGACAATTATTTCGCCTTGAGCGCATGGCGCAATTGCGAATATCTGGCCGGCGAGATCGGCGACACCGCTGTCGCGGCGCATGCGCAAGCGAAGGGGGCCGAGTTCGCCGCAAATCTAGCGCGGTCGATCCGCATGACCACCGAACAGCTGGGCACGGGCGTGATCCACGGCTCCGCCGATCGTGAGGACGTCGATCCAACTTCGACTTCCATCGCCTTCGAGCCCTGCCGGGTGCAAGACGTGCTTCCGGCTGAATTCCTCCAGGCGACCTATGATATTTCCGCAGCCCGTATCAAGCTGTTCGGCAAGCCCGACTTCGAGGGATCCTATCCGCCCTACGCGATACGGAGTCTAAACGCCTTCGTGTCTTTGGGCCGTTTTGAAGACGCGTTCGAACTGTTGTCGGCCGCACTCGCGTGTCGACGGCCGAGTGGTTGGCGAGAGTCAGCCGAAGTCGCCTGGGCTGCGCCGCGAGCGCCGGAATACATCGGCGACATGCCGCACACATGGATTGGAGCGGAATTCGCAACCGCGATCCGGCGGATGCTGTTGAGGGAGGATGGAACCACGCTCGAACTGTTCCGGGCCGTCCCCGACGCATGGTGGGAGGGTGAAGGGATCACGCTGCGTGAGTTGCCAACTAACTTCGGCGTTGTCAATCTGAGAGCGCAACGCGGGCCTTCTTGCGCAACAGTGGAAATGACGCTGACCGGGCCGGCGCCGGAAAGAATAACCTTCCGATATCCAGGGGCGAAGCGAGTTGAAGTGGATGGGAGGCCATGCGCAATTGAAAACGACGTCATCTCTGCGTCGAGCCTGGATCGACTCTTGATCAACTTCTGA